From a single Vibrio tubiashii genomic region:
- a CDS encoding sigma-54 interaction domain-containing protein: MSNWLERVTDLIGIKTKHELTAKFALILRDELSLSQCLILMPTSDGRRLVPHDGQVDASWAVNDLNNPFAHVLQNAKSMSLSADELLFWQSDRAFAELVSNVGMFESVCIQPLPLRSNQVQLVLFMLGEERAVSKAFNSADGIKFIDVFTKQWNLLEEMEREQRDIQVLTESLNDMQRDTKQRDQANKLSHSLIGQSPVMQRLRQQIVSAAESQLSVMVQGDTGTGKELVAQAIHQLSSRNSEPLVAINCAAIPENLLESELFGYCKGAFSGAESDRKGLIAQADGGTLFLDEIGDMPLSLQAKLLRVLETKRFRPIGGKEELSSDFRLVSATHVNLLAQVRNKQFRQDLYYRLFQYPLTLPKLSERLEDIDLLSQHFVKEFNTQHGTQIRGLHYRALDCLKQYTFPGNVRELKHLIEFGCAQCRDELEVSEGSFANRIACLNFELQSAEQPVMPQALSQPTFIADNPYPTQQGDFSAINDLKQAMNDYEESIIRERLNQFSGDRGKAAKSLGIPKRTLAYKCQKLEIKAV; the protein is encoded by the coding sequence ATGTCTAATTGGCTAGAACGAGTGACTGATCTCATCGGAATCAAAACTAAACATGAGCTTACGGCGAAGTTTGCTTTGATTCTGCGTGACGAACTCAGTCTATCACAATGCTTGATTCTAATGCCGACATCGGATGGTCGTCGACTTGTGCCACACGATGGGCAAGTCGACGCGTCTTGGGCTGTGAATGACCTAAACAATCCCTTTGCACACGTACTACAAAACGCCAAGAGCATGTCTCTTAGTGCCGATGAACTTCTGTTTTGGCAATCTGACCGAGCATTTGCTGAACTAGTGTCAAATGTTGGCATGTTTGAGAGTGTCTGTATTCAACCTTTGCCACTACGTTCTAATCAGGTTCAGCTCGTATTGTTTATGTTAGGTGAGGAGAGAGCAGTATCGAAAGCGTTTAACAGTGCTGATGGCATTAAGTTTATTGATGTGTTTACTAAGCAGTGGAATTTGCTGGAAGAGATGGAGCGTGAGCAACGAGATATTCAAGTGCTTACCGAGTCATTGAATGATATGCAGCGAGATACCAAGCAAAGAGATCAAGCGAATAAGCTGTCTCATTCTTTAATTGGTCAAAGCCCTGTGATGCAGAGGCTACGTCAGCAGATAGTCAGTGCGGCAGAGTCTCAACTGTCTGTGATGGTGCAGGGGGATACAGGGACAGGTAAAGAGTTAGTTGCTCAAGCCATCCACCAATTATCGAGCCGCAATTCAGAGCCTTTAGTGGCTATCAACTGTGCGGCTATTCCGGAAAATCTGCTCGAAAGTGAACTGTTTGGATACTGCAAAGGGGCGTTCTCTGGGGCAGAGTCGGATAGGAAAGGCTTAATTGCGCAGGCCGATGGTGGAACACTGTTCTTGGATGAAATTGGTGATATGCCGCTGTCTCTTCAGGCGAAGTTACTCCGTGTTCTGGAAACTAAACGGTTCAGACCGATTGGCGGCAAAGAGGAGCTAAGCTCAGACTTTCGCCTTGTTTCTGCAACTCACGTCAACCTGCTTGCTCAGGTGAGAAATAAACAGTTTAGGCAAGACCTCTACTACCGCTTGTTCCAGTATCCGTTGACGTTACCTAAGCTATCTGAGCGTCTAGAGGATATTGATCTCTTGAGCCAGCACTTTGTCAAAGAGTTCAACACACAGCATGGTACGCAGATTCGTGGTCTGCACTATCGAGCGTTAGATTGCCTGAAGCAATACACTTTCCCGGGCAATGTGCGTGAGCTAAAGCATTTAATTGAATTTGGCTGTGCTCAATGTCGCGATGAGCTTGAAGTCAGTGAAGGAAGCTTTGCCAATCGCATTGCTTGCCTCAATTTTGAATTACAAAGTGCGGAGCAGCCAGTCATGCCGCAAGCCCTTTCTCAACCAACGTTTATTGCTGACAACCCATACCCAACACAACAAGGTGATTTCTCGGCTATCAACGATTTGAAACAAGCCATGAATGACTACGAAGAAAGTATCATTCGCGAGCGTTTAAATCAGTTCTCTGGAGATAGAGGTAAGGCTGCAAAGAGTCTGGGTATTCCCAAGCGAACACTTGCATATAAATGCCAAAAGCTGGAGATCAAAGCCGTATGA
- the vasI gene encoding type VI secretion system-associated protein VasI has protein sequence MTKLNSLALVFTASLFVTAASATDTTTSMQLEKAQQCTSVSERLDRLSCFDEAFQTPTVSNLAVKSDDRPPAWHTAFDSSKGNGPLNVVEKGTEKEGDAWVTVTAKHSDGVPSPVLMMSCINKISRIELALPQAMEDARIRVSVAGGPNQSWRSDDIGVLFSSARGVPAISMMKVMARESRLTLRSNSPVVDGLQFDTTGLSQALKPLRSRCGW, from the coding sequence ATGACTAAGCTGAACTCGCTGGCTTTAGTATTTACCGCCAGTCTCTTTGTAACAGCAGCTAGCGCTACGGATACTACCACTAGCATGCAGTTGGAAAAAGCTCAGCAATGCACCTCAGTATCGGAGCGATTAGATCGCTTGAGCTGTTTTGACGAGGCATTCCAAACGCCGACAGTGTCGAATCTTGCGGTTAAGTCTGATGATAGACCGCCCGCTTGGCATACCGCGTTTGATAGCTCGAAAGGGAATGGGCCTTTGAATGTTGTTGAGAAGGGCACCGAGAAAGAAGGGGATGCTTGGGTCACTGTAACGGCTAAGCATTCTGATGGAGTACCTTCCCCCGTTCTGATGATGAGTTGTATCAACAAAATTAGTCGTATCGAACTGGCGCTTCCTCAAGCAATGGAAGATGCTCGAATTAGAGTCTCTGTGGCTGGTGGTCCTAATCAAAGCTGGAGAAGTGATGATATTGGTGTGTTGTTCTCTTCGGCACGAGGAGTTCCTGCGATATCGATGATGAAGGTGATGGCTAGGGAATCAAGACTGACTTTGCGCTCAAACTCACCGGTAGTTGATGGATTGCAATTCGATACCACAGGGTTAAGCCAAGCTTTAAAACCATTACGTTCAAGGTGTGGGTGGTAG
- the tssA gene encoding type VI secretion system protein TssA — MELTQYRTSIVRPISSESPVGERLLDEPLFDFVEDQMMKVGSLSHASVQWQEVEHSAITLLNEKSKDIKLLVYLLQCLHNQLTPSRFITSFGVMSDFIEHYWNDCFPAPGKRGNLPRRKFFSQMCQRFSMAVDKFDFASLDSQDREELQQAVECWQKTIEVNELSSDVAESVALTIVNQLKRAQEREKQQQSTAQAASSHSASSQTPAATAPALSVDNSSDKAAKQTLLKVAEYLSEQESGSALAIRVRRHALWGAITALPDHDTHGKTLLRGMQTERVKEYQEQLKQPDLALWRKVEQSLTIAPYWFDGQLMSHDIAKALGQESWCQAIREETQSFVERFPSVSELKFKDGAPFLTDSVRDWLGSSEVASSGSSVSGSWQEQREEAFSLAKEGGIAVAMSMLNDGLVAATEPRDRFYWRLLSADLLQHNHLDAMATEQYQTLKQEIMQTSVTDWEPSLIEQLERNTASD, encoded by the coding sequence ATGGAATTGACCCAATACCGAACAAGCATAGTTAGACCGATTAGTAGCGAATCTCCAGTGGGCGAAAGGCTACTAGATGAGCCTTTGTTTGACTTTGTTGAAGACCAAATGATGAAGGTGGGCTCTCTTTCTCATGCCAGTGTTCAATGGCAAGAAGTAGAGCACAGCGCAATTACCCTTCTAAATGAGAAGAGTAAAGACATTAAACTGCTGGTGTATTTACTTCAGTGTTTGCATAACCAATTGACACCTAGCCGCTTTATTACCTCATTTGGAGTGATGAGCGACTTTATTGAGCACTACTGGAATGATTGCTTTCCAGCGCCAGGCAAAAGAGGCAACTTACCACGCAGAAAATTCTTCAGCCAAATGTGTCAGCGATTCTCAATGGCCGTCGATAAATTTGATTTTGCCAGCCTAGATAGTCAAGACAGAGAAGAGCTTCAGCAAGCCGTCGAATGTTGGCAGAAAACGATAGAAGTCAATGAGCTCTCTTCTGACGTCGCTGAGTCTGTTGCGCTGACGATAGTCAATCAGCTCAAACGAGCTCAAGAGCGAGAGAAGCAGCAACAAAGCACGGCACAAGCGGCTTCGTCTCATTCTGCTTCATCACAAACGCCTGCAGCCACTGCACCTGCTCTATCCGTTGATAACTCAAGTGATAAAGCGGCGAAACAAACCTTATTGAAAGTGGCTGAGTATCTGTCTGAACAAGAGTCGGGAAGCGCTTTGGCAATTCGAGTTCGTCGGCACGCTCTATGGGGCGCTATCACAGCCTTGCCTGACCATGACACCCACGGCAAAACCTTACTTCGCGGCATGCAAACGGAGCGAGTGAAAGAGTATCAAGAGCAATTGAAGCAACCCGACCTCGCGTTATGGAGAAAGGTCGAACAGAGTTTGACGATTGCGCCGTATTGGTTTGATGGTCAGTTAATGAGTCACGATATTGCTAAAGCGCTCGGTCAAGAGAGCTGGTGTCAGGCTATTCGTGAAGAAACTCAATCATTTGTCGAACGCTTTCCAAGTGTCTCTGAGCTCAAATTTAAAGATGGTGCGCCATTTTTGACTGACTCAGTACGTGATTGGTTAGGTAGCAGTGAGGTGGCTTCTTCAGGTAGCAGCGTTTCAGGGAGTTGGCAGGAACAGCGTGAAGAAGCCTTCAGTCTTGCTAAGGAGGGCGGGATTGCGGTTGCGATGTCGATGCTCAATGACGGGCTTGTCGCGGCGACTGAGCCTCGCGACCGTTTTTACTGGCGTTTGTTGAGCGCAGATCTTCTGCAACACAACCATTTAGATGCCATGGCTACAGAACAGTATCAAACTTTGAAACAAGAAATTATGCAGACGAGCGTCACCGATTGGGAGCCGTCTTTAATAGAACAACTAGAACGAAATACAGCGTCAGATTAA
- the tssM gene encoding type VI secretion system membrane subunit TssM, which yields MAAALPILLFTLFILLNVAIWWAGPWLEIRGTKPLETLMARGMASALFVLLSLSGWGIWQWRKLQGFKSQQKREEQLKLDPITVYEERQEAELNDVMQEMKQSLNTRNYLYSLPWYLVLGLENAGKTSLINRSGQNFALSSVMRASGQKSENPYSFDWWIGDESVLIDPDGELLTQGNRNEDNDGELERRLWLNFVNWLEKTRSRRPLNGIVLALDVSHLATSTASERKAYANLLRARIRELMETLATRLPVYITLTKLDLLYGFEPFFKHYSKSQRDEVLGFTFSLESVDNLDHWLEEFSKDYGQFVSKINELFPHAVAEPLEQEERDAIYSFTRQMSGLQDILKEFFQDALSSDQFSTSALVRGAYFTSVYQQGVPSNAFGDSASRRYGLSHAVNKAQNAKNSTVYFTQQLFSNIIYPEAGLASDNFRVAKHKRRLMGLSFTACMVATVLLVGTWHRYYLANVNQSDAVLAKVNEYKAQYPSNLSLASQKDILEPLNKIRQATLEFGFFREKPRYISDFGLYQGHTIGPMVEDTYLNLLENRFLPLLMADVVVALEQADNEEEKLAVLRVYRMMVDKSGRYKDYVLDYFGKYWQSAFAGQKQVQGELLDHLDYAMRHTDLAGARDQGDEFAERVMKPYDRTIASVQAELSTMPNDQRVYRNLKLNAQTVLGPAISIRNLVGPIFDIVFEERVANSSLYIPQMLTKEGFESYFMPRSESVSELALIDSWVLGQSKTAQFSEADKQVLREKIRNLYVADYVNTWRAALNDIDMKYFGDINDAVMVLENLTGNVEPMQRLLRTLENNTQVIAGLDPDSDAGEELLKSAKYKVASSIQSPFAELNLMLKPVGDQPAYINEVLASVDELKTYLKAIQESPDVGMAALDATKARVKLVSADPIYTLKRISSGLPRPLDSMVAKLADESWYVVKQEAIKHLEVRWYEDVYKPYYTKLASRYPFNTQSKKDVALEDFESFFAPKGTLDNFYNNQLKVFIEENIAVDEYDTAQSIIRPEVLAQIEQAQRIRQAFFNRKGILDVNFSVEPLQLSGNKRRSVLNVDGQYLTYSHGPREGVELIWPNTLRDSAVSKVTLVPTKSNLSPRSINIKGPWAFFRLLEEGNVMSASKTSVDYRFAVDGGDMIYRINAESDANPFTERLFKSFKLSKTLY from the coding sequence ATAGCAGCTGCCCTTCCTATTTTGCTGTTCACTCTATTTATACTACTCAACGTTGCCATTTGGTGGGCGGGTCCTTGGCTAGAAATTAGAGGCACCAAACCGCTTGAAACGCTGATGGCTCGCGGTATGGCGAGCGCACTATTTGTCTTGCTTTCCTTGTCTGGGTGGGGCATTTGGCAGTGGCGTAAGCTGCAAGGTTTCAAAAGTCAGCAAAAGCGTGAAGAGCAGCTAAAACTCGACCCAATCACAGTATATGAAGAGCGTCAGGAAGCTGAGCTTAATGATGTGATGCAAGAGATGAAGCAAAGTCTCAATACTCGCAATTACCTCTATTCCTTGCCTTGGTATCTGGTGCTTGGCCTAGAGAATGCGGGCAAAACGAGTTTGATCAATCGCTCGGGCCAGAACTTTGCCCTTTCGTCCGTTATGCGTGCGTCTGGGCAGAAGAGCGAGAATCCGTATTCTTTTGATTGGTGGATTGGTGACGAGTCAGTATTGATCGATCCTGATGGCGAACTGCTTACTCAGGGAAATCGCAACGAAGACAATGATGGTGAACTAGAGCGTCGCCTATGGCTAAACTTCGTTAACTGGTTAGAAAAAACGCGCAGCAGAAGACCGTTAAACGGTATTGTTCTCGCGCTAGATGTTTCTCACTTAGCCACGTCAACTGCATCTGAGCGTAAAGCTTACGCGAACCTGCTGCGCGCGCGTATTCGTGAGCTGATGGAAACACTAGCAACTCGATTGCCCGTCTATATTACTTTGACCAAGCTTGATTTACTGTATGGGTTTGAACCTTTCTTCAAACATTACTCAAAGTCACAGCGCGATGAGGTGTTGGGTTTCACTTTCTCGTTGGAATCGGTTGATAACTTAGATCATTGGTTAGAAGAGTTTTCGAAAGACTACGGGCAGTTTGTATCAAAGATAAACGAGCTTTTCCCTCATGCCGTCGCTGAGCCGTTAGAACAAGAAGAGCGTGATGCCATCTATAGCTTTACGCGTCAGATGTCTGGTTTACAAGATATCCTTAAAGAGTTTTTCCAAGACGCTTTATCGAGTGATCAATTCTCTACTTCTGCATTGGTCCGTGGTGCTTATTTTACATCGGTATATCAGCAAGGGGTGCCAAGCAATGCATTTGGTGATTCTGCATCACGCCGATACGGCTTATCACACGCGGTAAATAAAGCGCAAAATGCTAAAAATTCGACCGTTTATTTTACTCAACAACTGTTTAGTAACATCATCTATCCGGAAGCAGGTTTGGCTTCGGACAACTTCCGTGTTGCCAAACATAAACGTCGGTTAATGGGGCTCTCATTCACGGCTTGTATGGTGGCAACTGTGCTATTAGTCGGCACTTGGCACCGTTACTACTTGGCCAACGTCAACCAATCAGATGCCGTATTGGCCAAAGTGAATGAGTATAAAGCCCAGTACCCGTCGAACCTTTCTTTGGCTTCTCAGAAAGACATTCTTGAGCCGTTAAATAAGATTCGACAGGCGACGTTGGAATTTGGTTTCTTCCGCGAAAAGCCTCGTTACATCTCCGATTTTGGTCTTTATCAGGGGCATACGATCGGCCCTATGGTTGAAGATACGTATCTGAATCTACTAGAGAATCGATTCTTGCCTCTGCTGATGGCTGATGTTGTTGTTGCTCTTGAGCAGGCGGACAATGAAGAAGAGAAACTCGCCGTTCTGCGTGTCTACCGAATGATGGTTGATAAGAGCGGTCGCTACAAAGACTATGTATTGGATTATTTTGGCAAGTACTGGCAGAGCGCGTTTGCGGGTCAAAAACAGGTGCAAGGTGAGTTATTAGATCACTTAGATTATGCCATGCGCCACACGGATCTAGCTGGTGCAAGAGATCAAGGTGATGAGTTCGCAGAGCGAGTGATGAAACCTTACGATCGTACGATTGCGAGTGTCCAAGCTGAGCTAAGTACTATGCCTAACGATCAACGTGTTTATCGAAACCTTAAGTTGAATGCACAAACGGTACTTGGTCCTGCGATTAGCATTCGTAATCTTGTCGGTCCTATCTTTGATATCGTCTTTGAAGAGCGAGTCGCGAACAGCAGTTTGTATATTCCACAGATGCTGACCAAAGAAGGTTTTGAAAGCTACTTTATGCCACGTTCAGAGTCAGTCTCTGAGCTAGCCCTGATTGATAGTTGGGTATTAGGTCAGTCGAAAACGGCGCAGTTTAGCGAAGCAGATAAACAAGTACTGCGTGAAAAGATCCGTAATTTGTATGTCGCCGACTATGTGAATACGTGGAGAGCGGCATTGAATGATATCGATATGAAGTATTTCGGTGATATTAACGATGCGGTCATGGTGTTAGAGAACCTAACCGGTAACGTTGAGCCGATGCAGCGCTTACTCAGAACGCTAGAGAACAATACTCAGGTCATCGCAGGTCTAGACCCTGATAGTGACGCAGGTGAAGAACTACTAAAGAGCGCTAAGTATAAAGTGGCTTCAAGCATTCAATCTCCGTTTGCGGAACTGAACTTAATGTTGAAGCCAGTGGGAGACCAACCGGCTTACATCAATGAAGTGCTCGCATCTGTCGATGAGTTGAAAACATACTTAAAAGCGATTCAAGAATCGCCGGATGTGGGAATGGCAGCGCTTGATGCGACCAAGGCTCGGGTCAAGTTAGTCAGTGCTGACCCAATCTATACGCTGAAACGAATTTCTTCTGGTTTACCAAGGCCACTCGATAGCATGGTCGCTAAGCTTGCGGATGAGAGCTGGTATGTCGTGAAGCAAGAGGCGATTAAACACCTAGAAGTTCGTTGGTATGAGGATGTTTATAAACCTTACTACACTAAGTTGGCGAGTCGTTATCCGTTTAACACGCAATCGAAGAAAGATGTTGCACTGGAAGATTTTGAGTCCTTCTTTGCGCCAAAAGGGACGCTAGATAACTTCTACAACAACCAGTTGAAGGTGTTTATTGAAGAAAACATTGCGGTTGATGAATACGATACTGCTCAATCGATCATTCGCCCAGAGGTCTTGGCGCAGATCGAACAAGCACAAAGAATTCGTCAGGCATTCTTCAATCGCAAAGGGATTTTGGACGTCAATTTCTCGGTTGAACCGCTTCAGTTAAGTGGTAATAAGCGTCGAAGTGTTTTGAATGTTGACGGCCAGTACCTCACATACAGTCATGGTCCTCGTGAAGGTGTGGAGTTGATTTGGCCAAATACGTTGCGTGACTCTGCGGTGTCTAAGGTGACCTTAGTGCCGACTAAGTCTAACTTGTCGCCTAGAAGCATCAATATCAAAGGGCCTTGGGCATTCTTCCGTTTGTTAGAAGAAGGCAACGTCATGTCGGCAAGCAAGACGTCGGTTGATTACCGATTTGCCGTGGATGGTGGTGACATGATCTATCGCATCAACGCAGAATCAGATGCTAACCCATTCACTGAACGTCTATTTAAATCGTTCAAACTCTCTAAGACTCTTTATTAA
- a CDS encoding type VI secretion system ImpA family N-terminal domain-containing protein: MPNSVLLDQVIYHITSDSDSIRHLESYQKVRDEINSRFNPLSGGTNWQEVYDACELLAKGPGVDLLMSSYLTIAKLKIEGLPGYANGLELIMHSLSLLAKPDSKSAKMRKEVLDWLNSKAIPELKKMKPSQEQLRDLYRSERICERIHHWITLQQPEVDVDFEGVGFVLFEHIDQIETRYHTAIKRQEKQRESENRVTVKRHRWSLAAVCVSTAIVSLTSLWLYYNPSVLNQYQFKQSIEVPVLTAGNLSNYVEHIKPSKLASIQSELVPMYQSSIEEKMHVSIEQPYLEALEQLDVLHKLYSEDEQVLQIGQTLHQDQQLALEQADEFVARFSEIRTKMANIALLAKKRRWTQVANETKSLEDFAVSLSPIYGRVGYVENLIEKKQYEQAHEEFEELKRRLNNLSWKVAQLNQMLEE; this comes from the coding sequence ATGCCCAATTCAGTTTTGCTTGACCAAGTTATCTACCATATTACGTCTGATTCTGACTCAATCAGACACCTAGAAAGCTACCAAAAAGTCAGAGACGAAATTAACAGTCGTTTCAACCCCTTGTCTGGAGGCACTAACTGGCAAGAGGTATACGATGCATGCGAGCTACTTGCTAAAGGGCCGGGCGTTGATTTACTCATGAGCAGCTATCTCACTATTGCCAAACTTAAAATTGAGGGCTTACCCGGTTATGCCAATGGCCTAGAGCTCATAATGCACAGTTTGAGTTTGTTAGCTAAGCCTGACTCTAAGTCGGCGAAAATGCGTAAAGAGGTTTTGGATTGGCTCAATAGCAAGGCAATTCCTGAACTAAAGAAGATGAAACCTTCTCAGGAGCAGCTACGCGACCTTTATCGAAGTGAAAGGATATGTGAAAGAATCCACCACTGGATAACGCTTCAACAACCAGAAGTTGACGTAGATTTTGAAGGGGTTGGGTTTGTTTTGTTTGAACATATTGATCAAATTGAAACCCGCTATCACACCGCGATAAAGCGTCAAGAAAAGCAACGTGAAAGTGAAAACAGAGTGACAGTTAAGCGCCACCGTTGGAGCTTGGCTGCTGTGTGCGTTTCGACTGCTATCGTGAGTCTGACAAGCTTGTGGCTTTACTATAATCCGAGCGTACTCAATCAGTATCAATTCAAGCAATCAATAGAGGTGCCAGTGCTGACAGCTGGCAACCTCAGCAATTATGTAGAGCATATTAAACCTTCTAAGCTGGCTTCTATTCAATCTGAACTGGTGCCTATGTATCAGTCATCGATTGAGGAGAAAATGCACGTATCGATTGAGCAACCTTACCTAGAAGCGTTAGAGCAGCTCGATGTCTTGCATAAACTCTATTCTGAAGATGAGCAAGTTCTTCAAATTGGTCAGACGTTACATCAAGACCAACAGCTTGCGCTTGAACAGGCCGATGAGTTTGTTGCTCGGTTTAGTGAAATTCGAACCAAGATGGCGAATATTGCACTGCTTGCTAAAAAGCGTCGCTGGACACAGGTCGCCAATGAAACCAAATCGTTAGAGGACTTTGCGGTTAGCTTGTCGCCTATTTATGGACGTGTTGGTTATGTAGAAAACTTGATTGAGAAGAAGCAGTACGAACAAGCACATGAAGAGTTTGAAGAGCTAAAAAGACGCCTTAACAATTTGAGTTGGAAAGTTGCTCAGTTAAATCAGATGCTTGAAGAGTAA
- a CDS encoding YcgN family cysteine cluster protein, which produces MTQFWQQKALEEMTEDEWESLCDGCGKCCLHKLMDEDSDEIYYTNVACSWLNSKTCSCKDYPNRFTSGEECTKLTRDDIDDFTWLPHTCAYRLLAEKQPLPEWHPLITGSKSAMHAAGESVRNKVVYEIDVVDWEDHILNHPNRA; this is translated from the coding sequence ATGACGCAGTTTTGGCAGCAAAAAGCTCTCGAAGAGATGACCGAAGACGAATGGGAATCACTTTGTGACGGTTGTGGTAAATGTTGCTTGCACAAGCTGATGGATGAGGACAGCGACGAGATCTATTACACCAATGTTGCATGTAGTTGGCTAAACAGCAAAACATGCTCGTGTAAGGATTACCCAAATCGTTTTACCTCAGGAGAGGAATGCACCAAGTTAACTCGTGATGATATCGATGATTTTACTTGGCTACCGCACACCTGTGCTTACCGCTTGCTAGCGGAAAAGCAGCCTCTACCAGAGTGGCACCCACTCATTACAGGCTCAAAGTCAGCCATGCATGCCGCTGGCGAAAGTGTTCGCAACAAAGTGGTATACGAAATCGATGTTGTGGATTGGGAAGACCACATCCTCAATCACCCTAATCGAGCTTAA